One Rhizobiales bacterium GAS188 DNA window includes the following coding sequences:
- a CDS encoding CubicO group peptidase, beta-lactamase class C family encodes MDRWLKAALDYIPRWLDFQMRISEQPGSVVAIAHQGRIVLEEAFGHADLATGEALTPRHRLRVASHSKAFTAAAVMRLVEQGKLRLDDRAGEHVEGLHPAIAKASLAQLLSHSAGLTRDGDDTGQWADRRPFLDEEELRAALREPPVIDANTRFKYSNHGYGLAGLIIEAVSGEPYQAYVARAIVNPAGLDETTPDMPLPQGAILARGHSGKLPLGRRVVIPGENPTHALASATGFVSTARDLARFFGQLAPNAKKSVLTVESRREMIRKQWRDPQLALERHYGLGLMSGKLGDWDWFGHSGGFQGFITRTLVLPELELAVSVLTNAADGLSHGWLDGIVHILHSFSKKGAPDRKLASWGGRWWALWGAADLVPMGDKVMVAAPALLTPFLDASEITVTGKDRGKITGAIGGGSFGQSVRRVRNKEGEVAELWLAGGKALPEADAARELRERYESSAQGGTVRRLRVATRR; translated from the coding sequence ATGGATAGATGGCTGAAGGCCGCGCTCGATTACATCCCGCGCTGGCTCGATTTCCAGATGCGCATCAGCGAGCAGCCGGGTTCGGTGGTCGCCATCGCCCATCAGGGCCGCATCGTGCTCGAGGAGGCGTTCGGCCATGCCGACCTCGCGACCGGCGAGGCGCTGACGCCGCGCCACCGCCTGCGCGTCGCCTCGCACTCGAAGGCGTTCACGGCCGCCGCGGTCATGCGGCTCGTCGAGCAGGGCAAGCTCAGGCTCGACGACCGGGCCGGCGAGCATGTGGAGGGCCTCCACCCCGCCATCGCCAAAGCGAGCCTGGCGCAGCTGCTGTCACACAGCGCCGGCCTGACGCGCGATGGCGACGATACCGGCCAATGGGCGGATCGCCGCCCCTTTCTGGACGAGGAGGAGCTGCGCGCGGCGCTGCGCGAGCCGCCGGTGATCGACGCCAATACCCGCTTCAAATACTCCAATCACGGCTATGGCCTCGCCGGGCTGATCATCGAGGCGGTGAGCGGCGAGCCCTACCAGGCCTATGTGGCGCGCGCCATCGTCAATCCGGCCGGGCTCGACGAGACGACGCCCGACATGCCGCTGCCGCAAGGCGCGATCCTGGCGCGCGGCCATAGCGGCAAGCTGCCGCTCGGCCGGCGCGTGGTCATTCCGGGCGAGAACCCGACCCATGCGCTCGCCTCGGCGACCGGCTTCGTGTCGACGGCGCGCGATCTCGCGCGTTTCTTCGGCCAATTGGCGCCGAACGCCAAGAAGAGCGTGCTCACGGTCGAAAGCCGGCGCGAGATGATCCGCAAGCAATGGCGCGACCCGCAACTGGCCCTCGAGCGCCATTACGGGCTCGGTTTGATGAGCGGCAAGCTCGGCGATTGGGATTGGTTCGGCCATTCGGGCGGATTCCAGGGCTTCATCACCCGCACCCTGGTGCTGCCCGAACTGGAACTCGCCGTCTCGGTCCTGACCAATGCGGCCGACGGCCTCTCGCATGGCTGGCTCGACGGCATCGTGCATATCCTGCACAGCTTCTCCAAGAAGGGTGCGCCGGACCGCAAGCTCGCCTCCTGGGGCGGGCGCTGGTGGGCCCTGTGGGGCGCGGCCGACCTCGTGCCGATGGGCGACAAGGTGATGGTGGCGGCGCCCGCCCTGCTCACCCCCTTCCTCGATGCGAGCGAGATCACGGTCACCGGCAAGGACCGGGGCAAGATCACCGGGGCAATCGGAGGCGGATCCTTCGGCCAGAGCGTGCGCCGGGTGCGCAACAAGGAGGGCGAGGTCGCCGAACTGTGGCTCGCCGGCGGCAAGGCCCTGCCCGAGGCCGATGCCGCAAGGGAATTGCGTGAACGCTATGAGAGCTCGGCACAAGGCGGCACGGTCCGCCGCCTGAGGGTCGCGACGCGGCGCTAG
- a CDS encoding Predicted Zn-dependent protease, minimal metalloprotease (MMP)-like domain: MAATDWSDRLSPTLEDIERLGQEAYARLPELFRRSCAGLIIRVTDFPDDEILDAMGCESDFDLLGLFSGVGLAQLPAVAPTGHLPNIIHLYRRPLIDYWASHEETLGHLVAHVLIHEIGHHLGFSDADMEAIEAQAR, translated from the coding sequence ATGGCCGCAACCGACTGGTCGGACAGGCTTTCCCCGACGCTCGAGGATATCGAGCGTCTGGGGCAGGAGGCCTACGCGCGCCTGCCGGAGCTTTTCCGGCGCAGCTGCGCAGGGCTCATTATTCGCGTCACCGATTTCCCGGATGACGAGATCCTCGACGCCATGGGCTGCGAGAGCGATTTCGACCTGCTCGGCCTGTTCAGCGGCGTCGGCCTGGCGCAATTGCCGGCCGTCGCGCCGACCGGCCATTTGCCGAACATCATCCATCTCTACCGCCGCCCGCTCATCGATTATTGGGCAAGCCACGAGGAGACGCTCGGCCATCTCGTGGCCCATGTGCTGATCCACGAGATCGGCCATCATCTCGGCTTCTCCGACGCCGATATGGAGGCGATCGAGGCTCAAGCGCGCTAG
- a CDS encoding carbonic anhydrase, protein MLDHLKANNRAWAERMVSLDAGFFRRLERQQAPEYLWIGCSDSRVPANEIVDLDPGELFVHRNVANLAPPQDANYLSVLQFAVDVLKVKHIMVVGHYGCGGVAAAVDGKRRGLVDHWLHPIREVFHEHRHELEAIPEERARLNRLCELNVVRQVRNVALDVFVQEAWSRRQSLSVHGWVYSLANGLVTDLDVTVSRPEDVGRLG, encoded by the coding sequence ATGCTGGATCATTTGAAGGCAAATAACCGCGCCTGGGCCGAGCGCATGGTCTCCCTCGACGCGGGTTTCTTCAGGCGTCTCGAACGCCAGCAGGCGCCCGAATATCTGTGGATCGGCTGTTCCGACAGCCGGGTGCCGGCAAACGAGATCGTGGACCTCGATCCCGGCGAGCTCTTCGTGCACCGCAATGTCGCAAATCTCGCCCCGCCCCAGGATGCCAATTACCTCTCCGTGCTGCAATTCGCGGTCGATGTGTTGAAGGTGAAGCACATCATGGTGGTCGGCCATTATGGCTGCGGAGGCGTGGCGGCGGCGGTCGACGGCAAAAGGCGCGGCCTCGTGGACCATTGGCTGCACCCCATCCGCGAGGTCTTCCATGAGCATCGCCATGAGCTCGAGGCGATCCCGGAAGAGCGCGCCCGCCTCAACCGCCTCTGTGAGCTCAACGTCGTCCGGCAGGTGAGGAACGTCGCATTGGACGTGTTCGTGCAGGAGGCCTGGTCGCGCCGCCAGAGCTTGAGCGTGCATGGCTGGGTCTATTCGCTGGCGAACGGCCTCGTGACCGATCTCGACGTCACGGTCAGCCGACCGGAAGATGTGGGGCGCCTGGGATAG
- a CDS encoding Uncharacterized conserved protein YndB, AHSA1/START domain, producing the protein MTKETTSFVYVTYILSTPEKVFEAITKPDVARRYWGHENVSDWNPGSKWEHIRANDERTVELVGKVIEVSPPTRLVITWANASQASDPANYSRVTFAIEEYDDMVRLTVTHDELEAGSGMAKGIKQGWPAVLSSLKSFLETGRGIDLFAKPKSA; encoded by the coding sequence ATGACCAAAGAGACGACCAGCTTTGTTTACGTGACCTATATTCTCTCGACCCCGGAAAAGGTGTTCGAGGCCATAACGAAACCGGACGTCGCAAGGCGCTACTGGGGCCACGAGAACGTCTCCGACTGGAATCCCGGATCGAAATGGGAACATATCCGTGCCAACGATGAGCGGACTGTCGAACTCGTCGGCAAGGTCATTGAGGTGTCGCCGCCGACCCGTCTCGTCATCACCTGGGCGAATGCTTCGCAGGCCTCCGATCCGGCAAACTACAGCCGGGTGACGTTCGCGATCGAGGAATACGACGACATGGTCCGGCTGACCGTCACCCATGACGAACTCGAAGCCGGCAGCGGGATGGCGAAAGGCATCAAACAAGGTTGGCCGGCCGTCCTCTCCAGCCTGAAATCCTTCCTGGAAACCGGCCGCGGCATTGACCTTTTCGCCAAGCCAAAATCGGCCTGA
- a CDS encoding proteic killer suppression protein: protein MIVGFRDNWLLAFFVDDVRSRNIPPALETQLFRKLQMIDDAVTDQDLRVPPSNHFEKLRGNLAGFHSIRVNQQWRLIFRWDGERGEADGIYLDDHSYR from the coding sequence ATGATCGTCGGCTTTCGGGATAACTGGTTGCTGGCCTTCTTCGTGGACGATGTCCGCTCCCGCAACATCCCGCCCGCCCTCGAAACCCAGTTGTTCCGCAAGCTCCAGATGATTGACGATGCCGTGACCGATCAGGACTTGCGCGTGCCGCCCAGCAATCACTTCGAGAAGCTGCGCGGCAATCTGGCGGGTTTCCATTCGATCCGCGTCAACCAGCAATGGCGGCTGATCTTCCGCTGGGATGGCGAGCGCGGCGAGGCGGACGGGATTTATCTGGACGATCACAGCTACCGATGA
- a CDS encoding Uncharacterized conserved protein PhnB, glyoxalase superfamily — protein MSVLINIDVPDLESAISFYARAFGLTVKRRFGEEGAELAGWPVPCFLLRKEEGSIGAGDSRRSYARHWTPVHLDIVVDDMDRALAQVVTAGAKVEQQPRTAVWGKLALLADPFGHGLCLIQFLNRGYDEIAETQ, from the coding sequence GTGAGCGTGCTCATCAATATCGACGTCCCTGATCTCGAGAGCGCCATCTCGTTCTACGCAAGGGCGTTCGGACTGACGGTCAAGCGCCGCTTCGGCGAGGAGGGTGCGGAGCTCGCCGGCTGGCCCGTTCCGTGTTTCCTCCTGCGGAAGGAAGAGGGCTCGATCGGTGCGGGCGATAGCCGGCGAAGCTATGCGAGGCACTGGACGCCCGTGCATCTCGATATCGTCGTCGACGACATGGACAGGGCGCTTGCCCAGGTCGTCACAGCGGGAGCCAAGGTCGAGCAACAGCCACGCACCGCCGTCTGGGGAAAGCTCGCATTGCTCGCCGACCCGTTCGGACATGGACTTTGCCTGATCCAGTTCCTCAACCGCGGCTATGACGAGATTGCGGAGACGCAATAG
- a CDS encoding UDP-3-O-[3-hydroxymyristoyl] glucosamine N-acyltransferase has product MTSKPPFFAAPEKLWVSDIASIAGLAAPAVDFEITSVGPLETAMPDQLAYMDNPKYLSALAGTSAGVCFVAARFSSQLPATTLGLIVNNPYESYSKVLARFYPEALSPHSNFGSSNVSATAVIHSSAGIAERVTIDPGAVIGPHARIGAGTTIGANAVIGPHVRIGCECSIGPGVTVTNTIMGDRIILHPGVRVGQDGFGFVIRGKGHLKVPQIGAVIIEDDVEIGANTTIDRGANRDTIIGEGTKIDNLVQIAHNVVIGRSCIIVSQTGIAGSTTLGDFVAIGGHSAIAGHLNIGDGVQVAAASGVMHDVPAGERWGGSPARPVSDFFRQYKTLEALASRRSHLAKNGGL; this is encoded by the coding sequence GTGACATCGAAGCCTCCCTTCTTCGCGGCCCCGGAAAAGCTCTGGGTCAGCGACATCGCGAGCATTGCGGGTCTCGCGGCTCCAGCGGTCGATTTTGAAATCACGAGCGTCGGTCCGCTCGAAACCGCAATGCCGGATCAGCTCGCCTATATGGACAACCCCAAATATCTCTCCGCCCTTGCCGGAACTTCCGCCGGAGTCTGCTTCGTGGCGGCAAGATTCAGCTCGCAATTGCCGGCGACGACTTTGGGCCTGATCGTCAATAACCCCTACGAGTCCTACTCCAAGGTCCTGGCGCGGTTTTATCCCGAGGCGCTAAGCCCTCATTCCAATTTCGGATCCTCGAACGTGTCCGCGACCGCGGTCATCCACTCGTCCGCCGGCATCGCCGAAAGGGTCACGATCGATCCCGGCGCGGTCATCGGTCCGCATGCGCGGATAGGGGCCGGCACGACGATCGGCGCGAACGCCGTCATCGGCCCTCATGTGCGTATCGGCTGCGAGTGCTCCATCGGCCCCGGCGTCACCGTCACCAACACCATCATGGGCGACCGCATCATCCTCCACCCCGGAGTGAGGGTGGGGCAGGACGGATTCGGGTTCGTGATCCGCGGCAAGGGGCATCTCAAAGTGCCGCAGATCGGAGCCGTGATCATCGAGGACGATGTGGAGATCGGCGCCAATACCACGATCGACAGGGGAGCAAATCGCGACACGATCATCGGGGAAGGAACGAAGATCGATAATCTGGTGCAGATCGCCCATAACGTCGTCATCGGCCGCAGCTGCATCATCGTATCGCAAACCGGCATAGCCGGCTCGACCACTCTCGGCGACTTCGTGGCGATCGGCGGTCACAGCGCCATCGCGGGCCATCTGAACATCGGCGACGGCGTGCAGGTCGCCGCTGCGAGCGGCGTCATGCACGATGTTCCCGCCGGTGAACGCTGGGGCGGCTCTCCCGCAAGACCGGTGAGCGACTTCTTTCGCCAGTACAAGACGCTCGAAGCGCTCGCCTCGCGCCGATCCCACCTCGCCAAGAACGGGGGCCTTTGA
- a CDS encoding Signal transduction histidine kinase, translated as MRLSDLPRTTSFRLALLFLALFGAASLTLFGFLYWQTAGYLTGSVDEWLTREAASLVAASPSEIAERLNERAAHDPEGPRPFAMFDAAGNRVAGSLAALPTPSPPVDRPFEFTLRRGGETVPFRGLAHRLPSGDIVLVSQNVQEMHEFRELLVGAMAWGGLLVLVVGLAGAAVTGAGALRRIDAVTRAIERIVNGNLAERLPTRGKAGDLDRLVHVVNGMLDDIERLMHEVKGASDGIAHDLRTPLTRLLAGLERARRRAASADEYAAGVEEAIVETRGILSTFGAMLRISEVEDGARRAGFTRLDLATLAADVTEFYDPLAEAKSISLSLEGAGPAEMAGDPSLLFEAIGNLVDNAIKFTPSGGRVAVSVFRENGNLGVSVADTGPGIPAEEREAVLRRFYRAEKSRHTPGSGLGLSLVAAVARLHGLDLLIEDAKPGCRVTLRRGGDASRPAPAPAAKQRALPSTPGS; from the coding sequence GTGCGGCTGAGTGATCTCCCGCGCACGACGAGCTTCCGGCTCGCGCTGCTGTTCCTGGCGCTCTTCGGGGCGGCCTCCCTGACGCTCTTCGGCTTCCTGTATTGGCAAACTGCCGGTTATCTGACGGGCAGCGTGGACGAGTGGCTCACCAGGGAAGCCGCGAGCCTCGTTGCGGCGAGTCCCTCCGAAATCGCGGAACGCCTGAACGAGCGCGCCGCGCACGATCCCGAGGGGCCTCGCCCGTTCGCCATGTTCGATGCCGCCGGCAACCGCGTCGCGGGGAGTCTTGCTGCTCTGCCCACGCCCTCGCCGCCGGTCGACCGCCCCTTCGAATTCACATTGCGCCGAGGCGGTGAGACGGTGCCGTTCCGGGGCCTGGCGCACCGGCTGCCGTCTGGCGACATCGTCCTGGTCAGTCAGAACGTGCAAGAGATGCACGAGTTTCGCGAATTGCTGGTCGGCGCCATGGCCTGGGGCGGCCTGCTGGTTCTCGTCGTCGGGCTGGCGGGCGCGGCCGTGACGGGTGCCGGCGCGCTCCGCCGCATCGACGCGGTCACACGTGCTATCGAGCGCATCGTCAACGGCAATCTGGCCGAGCGCCTGCCGACCCGCGGCAAGGCCGGCGATCTCGACCGGCTGGTGCATGTCGTCAACGGCATGCTGGACGACATCGAGCGGCTGATGCACGAGGTCAAGGGTGCGAGCGACGGGATCGCCCATGATTTGCGCACGCCGCTGACACGCCTGCTCGCCGGTCTCGAGCGGGCACGCCGCCGGGCAGCCTCGGCCGACGAATATGCGGCCGGTGTCGAGGAGGCGATCGTCGAGACCAGAGGCATCCTCTCGACCTTTGGCGCCATGCTGCGCATCTCCGAAGTCGAGGATGGCGCACGGCGCGCCGGGTTCACCAGGCTCGATCTTGCGACGCTCGCGGCCGATGTGACGGAATTCTATGACCCTCTTGCCGAGGCCAAGAGCATCTCGCTCTCGCTGGAAGGCGCCGGGCCGGCCGAGATGGCCGGTGACCCGAGCCTGCTGTTCGAGGCGATCGGGAATCTCGTCGACAACGCCATCAAGTTCACGCCTTCGGGCGGCCGCGTCGCGGTGAGTGTCTTTCGGGAGAACGGAAATCTCGGCGTCAGCGTGGCCGATACGGGACCCGGCATTCCCGCGGAGGAGCGCGAGGCCGTGTTGCGGCGCTTCTACCGCGCCGAGAAGAGCCGCCACACTCCCGGAAGTGGACTGGGGCTCAGCCTGGTGGCGGCCGTCGCCAGGCTGCACGGCCTCGATCTCCTCATCGAGGATGCGAAGCCCGGCTGCCGCGTGACGCTGCGGCGAGGGGGTGACGCGAGCCGGCCGGCGCCCGCGCCGGCAGCGAAGCAGCGCGCCCTGCCCAGCACCCCCGGCAGCTGA
- a CDS encoding addiction module antidote protein, HigA family: MLTTKRKPATVGEILTEEFMQPMGLTQGALAEAMGVQRKHVNELCGNRRNVTAATALILARVFGNSPDFWLNVQRRNDLWEVMNTPKERERVERARPVKRAA; encoded by the coding sequence ATGCTGACCACCAAGCGCAAGCCGGCGACTGTCGGCGAAATCCTGACCGAAGAGTTCATGCAGCCGATGGGCCTGACCCAGGGCGCGCTCGCCGAGGCGATGGGCGTTCAGCGCAAGCATGTCAACGAGTTGTGCGGCAACCGCAGGAACGTGACGGCGGCGACGGCGCTGATCCTCGCGCGCGTGTTCGGCAACAGCCCGGACTTCTGGCTCAACGTACAGCGCCGCAACGACCTTTGGGAGGTGATGAACACCCCCAAGGAGCGCGAGCGGGTCGAACGCGCGCGTCCGGTGAAGCGGGCGGCCTGA
- a CDS encoding Protein-S-isoprenylcysteine O-methyltransferase Ste14 codes for MNPSIFIWIIYALWIILIAYLVVSAKGAKQDTEGHLLQSFGLLFAIIAAFLLPYLPIFSFVNFAPVNPVVSSIGVIVYIVGMVFFVSARQHLGRNWSQTVSAKKGHELVTSGPYQYVRHPMYTGGVIACIGSAIVGGGAWIFLLVILGAIFIWRVGAEDKLMEQQFPNEFPDYKKRTKALIPFVW; via the coding sequence ATGAATCCATCGATATTTATTTGGATCATCTATGCTTTGTGGATTATTCTCATCGCATACCTGGTCGTTTCCGCGAAGGGCGCGAAACAGGACACGGAAGGGCACTTGCTGCAGAGTTTTGGTCTGCTGTTTGCCATTATCGCCGCCTTCCTGCTTCCGTATCTGCCGATATTCAGCTTCGTGAACTTCGCCCCCGTAAACCCTGTTGTGAGTAGTATCGGTGTCATTGTGTACATCGTGGGTATGGTCTTCTTCGTATCTGCGCGGCAACATCTTGGCAGAAACTGGAGCCAGACTGTCTCCGCCAAGAAAGGTCACGAACTGGTAACGTCGGGTCCGTACCAATACGTGCGGCATCCGATGTATACCGGAGGCGTTATCGCGTGCATCGGTTCGGCGATTGTCGGCGGTGGCGCCTGGATCTTTCTTCTCGTCATCCTGGGCGCCATTTTTATCTGGCGCGTGGGCGCAGAGGACAAGCTCATGGAGCAACAATTCCCGAACGAATTCCCCGATTACAAGAAACGGACGAAGGCGTTGATTCCGTTCGTCTGGTGA
- a CDS encoding methyltransferase, FkbM family — protein MSDTFAPYVARGRFFRDFVFDFHITNQVAKEWYDCSVEQRLPEFDWCADHVRPGFTVVDCGAHHGLMSLLFSRFVAPSGRVIAFEVLPSNAAVVEANAKLNGIGNVTVRAVGVGDKDGEFRFHGNSGNVMVVDAQADLGGERVRIRRLDDELRGIKVDFLKLDVEGFERQALSGASHILSTRPIIDLELHNFCFDDRRAHVDAVMAFIEPLRYRFQVMAEVLSQPTEPVTTLDKDWIASLENPHIMCLPLP, from the coding sequence ATGTCAGATACGTTCGCGCCATATGTGGCGCGGGGGCGGTTTTTCCGTGATTTCGTCTTCGATTTTCACATCACCAACCAGGTCGCCAAGGAATGGTATGACTGCTCTGTCGAGCAGAGGCTTCCGGAGTTCGATTGGTGCGCCGATCATGTCCGCCCCGGCTTCACCGTGGTCGATTGCGGCGCGCATCACGGGCTGATGTCGTTGCTCTTCTCGAGGTTCGTCGCCCCGTCCGGGCGCGTCATCGCCTTTGAAGTGCTCCCGAGCAACGCCGCCGTCGTCGAGGCCAATGCCAAGTTGAACGGCATCGGCAATGTGACCGTGAGGGCTGTCGGCGTCGGAGACAAAGACGGCGAGTTCAGATTCCACGGCAACTCCGGCAACGTCATGGTGGTCGATGCGCAGGCGGACTTAGGAGGCGAACGCGTCCGAATCCGCCGCCTCGACGATGAGCTCCGCGGGATCAAGGTCGACTTTCTCAAGCTCGATGTGGAGGGGTTTGAGAGGCAGGCCCTGAGTGGCGCTTCCCATATCCTGTCGACGCGTCCGATCATCGACCTCGAGCTGCACAATTTCTGCTTCGATGACAGGCGCGCTCATGTCGATGCCGTCATGGCGTTCATCGAGCCGCTTCGCTATCGCTTCCAGGTTATGGCCGAGGTTCTGTCGCAGCCGACCGAGCCGGTGACGACGCTCGACAAGGATTGGATCGCCTCGCTCGAAAATCCGCACATCATGTGCCTGCCGCTGCCCTGA
- a CDS encoding Predicted arabinose efflux permease, MFS family has translation MTPTTAPPRLTTLILLSALAVLPVNMILPSLPNIAATFQADFALVNLSVAGYAIVTALTQIIAGAMSDRYGRRPVVLMAVSIFIVASVGSALATNIGVFLLFRAMQASIAACFSVALVIIKETSGERKAASKIGYLAMGWAIAPMLGPMFGGVLDGLFGWRANFVVLAILGAAVLALSMRELSETAARSSRSNGNYLASYGQLLSSARFWGYTLCMACSMGTLYVFLGGAPLAVGKSLGGSSAKLGFYMGMVPAGFILGSYLAGRYASQSSLNTMLILGRLGHDPRSCILWTLHVHRHRQWVDHACRQHGRAVRACRSRWHRCGAGRRNDNRWRSAHSLYRRSVSCGVRCNPCASRYDAHIGIARIVGGTIRGFCRLAYFQAGFLADGLLSPNSDKTLADH, from the coding sequence ATGACCCCGACGACTGCTCCGCCCCGACTAACAACCCTCATCTTACTTTCGGCGCTCGCAGTGCTGCCCGTGAATATGATCTTACCGTCGCTGCCGAACATTGCCGCTACGTTCCAAGCTGATTTCGCGCTCGTCAATCTTTCGGTTGCCGGCTATGCGATCGTCACAGCCCTGACACAGATCATCGCAGGCGCAATGTCGGATCGATATGGGCGCAGGCCGGTCGTATTGATGGCTGTCTCCATCTTCATTGTCGCGTCTGTTGGCAGCGCTCTTGCTACCAATATTGGCGTTTTCCTTCTGTTTCGAGCGATGCAAGCGTCCATTGCTGCCTGCTTTTCCGTCGCTCTCGTAATTATCAAGGAAACATCGGGCGAACGCAAAGCCGCAAGCAAAATTGGTTACCTCGCCATGGGATGGGCGATTGCACCAATGCTCGGTCCTATGTTCGGTGGGGTGTTGGACGGGCTGTTCGGATGGCGGGCGAACTTCGTTGTTCTTGCGATCCTTGGTGCAGCTGTCCTCGCTTTGTCCATGCGCGAGCTGAGTGAAACTGCCGCGCGCTCGTCGAGATCGAATGGGAACTACCTTGCCTCGTATGGGCAGCTCCTGAGCTCGGCACGGTTCTGGGGTTACACCCTGTGTATGGCCTGCTCCATGGGGACGCTTTATGTTTTCCTGGGAGGAGCACCGTTGGCCGTCGGTAAATCGCTCGGCGGATCAAGTGCGAAACTGGGCTTCTACATGGGGATGGTCCCGGCGGGCTTCATCCTGGGTAGCTATTTGGCCGGCCGCTACGCCTCCCAGAGCTCGCTGAACACTATGCTTATTCTTGGGCGTCTCGGGCACGACCCACGTTCTTGCATTCTTTGGACCTTGCATGTTCATCGGCATAGGCAATGGGTTGACCATGCCTGCCGCCAACACGGGCGTGCTGTCCGTGCGTGCCGATCTCGCTGGCACCGCTGCGGGGCTGGCCGCCGCAATGACAATCGCTGGCGGAGCGCTCATAGCCTCTATCGCCGGTCTGTTTCTTGCGGAGTCAGGTGCAATCCATGCGCTTCTCGGTATGATGCTCACATCGGCATCGCTCGCATTGTTGGCGGCACTATACGCGGCTTTTGTCGATTGGCGTATTTCCAAGCCGGTTTCCTAGCGGACGGCCTCTTGTCACCCAACTCAGACAAAACCCTGGCGGACCACTAA
- a CDS encoding Uncharacterized conserved protein, whose product MTKTYTGGCACGAIRYETSSEPIFENHCQCRDCQKRSGTGHGSYLTFPQRADVTITGEANTWPVEGDSGNEKVHAFCPTCGTPVYLTFVAMPELIAVNATSLDDPGQFNPQVVTYTIRGHVWDTIDSSLQKFERMPPG is encoded by the coding sequence ATGACCAAGACCTATACCGGCGGATGCGCGTGCGGCGCGATCCGCTATGAAACGAGCAGCGAACCCATCTTCGAGAACCACTGCCAATGCCGCGATTGCCAGAAACGAAGTGGCACGGGGCATGGATCCTATCTGACCTTCCCCCAGCGAGCCGATGTGACAATTACGGGCGAAGCGAACACCTGGCCGGTAGAGGGCGACAGCGGGAACGAAAAGGTCCACGCCTTCTGCCCGACCTGTGGAACGCCGGTCTATCTGACATTCGTCGCAATGCCGGAACTGATTGCGGTCAACGCGACCAGCCTTGACGACCCTGGCCAATTCAACCCGCAGGTGGTCACATACACCATCCGCGGCCATGTGTGGGACACGATTGATTCCTCGTTGCAGAAATTCGAGCGAATGCCACCCGGATAA
- a CDS encoding transcriptional regulator, ArsR family: MQADKVFKALGDPTRRKLLDLLCEKNGQTLGQLCENLDMARQSATQHLGILEAANLVSTVRRGREKLHFINPVPLHEVYERWVRKFEHQRLSLLHDLKKELEGE, translated from the coding sequence ATGCAAGCTGACAAGGTTTTCAAAGCGCTGGGCGACCCGACACGCAGAAAGCTGCTTGACCTTCTTTGTGAGAAGAACGGGCAGACGCTCGGCCAGCTTTGCGAAAACCTGGACATGGCCCGGCAATCCGCCACGCAGCACCTCGGGATATTGGAGGCGGCCAATCTGGTGAGCACGGTTAGGCGTGGTCGGGAAAAGCTGCATTTCATCAACCCCGTGCCGCTCCACGAGGTCTACGAACGGTGGGTGCGGAAATTCGAACATCAGCGGCTCAGCCTGCTGCACGATCTGAAGAAGGAACTCGAAGGAGAGTAA